AAGCGGTCGAGGGGCGGCGCGACGAGCGTCGCGAACTGCTCGGTGCGCTGCAGCGCGATGCGCTTGGGCACGAGCTCGCCCAGGACGAGCGACAGGTACGCGATCACGAGCGTGAGGACGATCAGCGCCGTCGTCTCCGAGGCCGATCTCGACAGACCGGCGCTCTCGAAGAGCGGAGCGACGTCCGGGGCGAGGGTCGAGGCGCCGAAGGCCGCCGAGAAGAACCCGGCGACCGTCACACCGATCTGCACGGCCGAGAGGAAGCGGTTCGGGTCACGGGCCAGCTGCGCGGTGCGCGCCTTGCGGCCGCCCTCCGTGGCCATGCGGTCCACCTGGGACTCGCGCAGCGAGACGAGGGCCATCTCCGTGCCGGCGAACACGCCGCCGACGAGGATGAACACCAGGACGAGGCCGGCAGAGACAAGAGTGTCCTGGTCCATCAGACCCGCTCCCGCCGGCAGTCGTCGGGGAGCAGGTCGTCGGGACTACAGCTGTCATCCATGCGGACAAGTACACGGAACGACGGTCCGCCACGTCAAACGAGCCCCGTCAGGTGCCAGCCCCGCGGAAGCCCGCCCCCACGTGCAGCCGCAGCTCCTCGACGATCCGCACGTCGCCCGGCAGCCACGGGACCGAGTCCCAGTCCTCGGGTGCGAGCCAGCGCACCAGGTCGTGCTCGATGAGCGGCTCGGGCGCCCCCTCGCGCACCTGCGCGAACCACAACCGCATGACGTGCCGGTCCGTGATGATCCAGCCGCCGTCGTCAGGGCCCACGAACTCCGAGCCCAGCTCGACCTTCACGCCGAGCTCTTCGCACAGCTCGCGGTGCAGCGCCTGCTCAGGCGTCTCGCCCGGGTCGACCTTGCCGCCGGGGAACTCCCACATACCCACGAGATGCTCGGGGCGCGAACGCCGCGCTCCGAGCAGCACCGACGGTGCGGACAGGTCGTCCACGATCGCTGCTGCCACCACGAGCTTGCGTTCCATCCCCCCATCTTGCCAGGACCTCCGAAGAGATCCCATGACTTGTGACGAAGGTCAGCGCAGGTCGAGGCCCTTCTTCGCCTGCACGGCCTCGGCGCGCGACGAGATGCCCAGCTTGCGGTAGACGCTGCGGACCTGCGACTTCACCGTGTTGCGCGTGACGTAGAGCTCCCGCGCGATCTGCTCGAGCGTGACGTCCTCGTCGAGGCGTGCCAGCACCACCTGCTCGCGCCGCGTCAGGACCGGGCGGGTCATCGTGTCCATCATCGTCATGTCGATCTCCTCATGCTCACGCGAGCCAGCCTCCCCGGCCAGCTGCTCGTCGTCGTCCGCGTTGCTGCGGACACCTGATGAGAGGGGTCCCCGCGCGAACCATGACGCAGCTTTGAGGAACTTCTTTCGGACCAGGTGATACATCCCGCCTGGCCACGCGCTCTCCCCGGTGCGGCGTGGCCCTCCTAGCAGCGACGACACGCGCCGCTAAGGTCTGAGCGTCAGCACAGGAAAAGCAGGGGAAATCATGACCACAGCGACACCTCCGCCGCCGTCGGGCGGCATCGACCCGCGCGAGTTCGCGGTCTGCACCTCGGGTCTTCGCAAGACGTACCGCAGCATCAGAGGCAGCTCCGTTGCCGTCGCCAACCTCGACCTGCACGTGCCCTACGGGGGCGTGCACGGGTTCCTCGGCCCGAACGGCTCAGGCAAGACGACGTCGATCCGCATGCTGCTCGGCCTCGCCCGGGCGGACTCGGGGACGATGCACCTCTTCGGGCAGGAGGTGCCCAAGGCGCTGCCCGACGTGATCGGACGCGTCGGCGCGATCGTCGAGTCGCCGAAGTTCTTCCCGAACTTCACGGCTCGCCGCAACCTCGAGCTGCTCGCGACGGCGATCGGCGCTCCCGACCGCGCCGTCGGGCAGGTGCTCGCCGACGTGGGCCTCTCCGACCGCGCGAAGAGCAAGTACCGTACCTACTCCCTCGGTATGAAGCAGCGCCTCGCGATCGCCGCGACCCTGCTCAAGGACCCCGACCTGCTGATCTTCGACGAGCCGACCAACGGCCTCGACCCGGCAGGCATCCACGAGATCCGCCAGACGATGCGCCAGCTCGCCGAGGCCGGCAAGACGGTCCTCGTCTCGAGCCACATCCTCGGCGAGGTCGAGCAGGTCGCCGACACCGTGTCGATCATCGGCCGCGGCCGCCTCCTCGCCGAGGGACGCGTCGCCGACATCATCGGCGCGGCCGGCGCCGCGGCCGTCCGGGTCGCCGTGCGGCCCGAGGACCACGCGACCGCCGCACGCCTGCTGTACGAGGCCGGGCTCGACCTCACGGACGAC
This genomic window from Flavimobilis soli contains:
- a CDS encoding (deoxy)nucleoside triphosphate pyrophosphohydrolase — its product is MERKLVVAAAIVDDLSAPSVLLGARRSRPEHLVGMWEFPGGKVDPGETPEQALHRELCEELGVKVELGSEFVGPDDGGWIITDRHVMRLWFAQVREGAPEPLIEHDLVRWLAPEDWDSVPWLPGDVRIVEELRLHVGAGFRGAGT
- a CDS encoding helix-turn-helix domain-containing protein codes for the protein MTMMDTMTRPVLTRREQVVLARLDEDVTLEQIARELYVTRNTVKSQVRSVYRKLGISSRAEAVQAKKGLDLR
- a CDS encoding ATP-binding cassette domain-containing protein; translated protein: MTTATPPPPSGGIDPREFAVCTSGLRKTYRSIRGSSVAVANLDLHVPYGGVHGFLGPNGSGKTTSIRMLLGLARADSGTMHLFGQEVPKALPDVIGRVGAIVESPKFFPNFTARRNLELLATAIGAPDRAVGQVLADVGLSDRAKSKYRTYSLGMKQRLAIAATLLKDPDLLIFDEPTNGLDPAGIHEIRQTMRQLAEAGKTVLVSSHILGEVEQVADTVSIIGRGRLLAEGRVADIIGAAGAAAVRVAVRPEDHATAARLLYEAGLDLTDDRTHLLVRGVDDASEIARRLGHHDVWVNELVTVKAGLEQVFLELTAGEGPGTTAGADPLAVPRPQHAVPPQPDQQPDLATPPPPSNPYETGSAGAEGGTR